One region of Faecalibacter bovis genomic DNA includes:
- a CDS encoding fructosamine kinase family protein, with protein sequence MNEILERLKTLNLQIENVYPVKGGNLNDTYRIESFSKKYFLKLNTAQNFPHLFEKEAKGLKALAETELFDIPEIITNGETDNDFQYLILDWIEKGDATIENWEKFGHNMAKFHQNTNEQFGWSEDNYIAIMVQPNSYKSTWVDFYSNNRILPMIKLLADKKVLKPKEIRAANRLCTELINIFPEEKPALLHGDLWNGNILTRENGDITLIDPAIYYGHREMDIALADLFGGFDDAFFKTYNEVFPLQGNFEDRKQIAQLYPLLIHAFLFEGYYIKDVQAILKKFQY encoded by the coding sequence ATGAATGAAATTTTAGAGCGACTTAAAACCTTAAACTTACAAATTGAAAATGTTTACCCTGTTAAAGGTGGTAATTTAAATGATACATATAGAATTGAATCATTTTCTAAAAAATATTTCTTAAAGTTAAACACCGCTCAAAATTTCCCTCACCTTTTCGAGAAAGAAGCAAAAGGTTTAAAAGCACTTGCTGAAACCGAATTATTTGATATTCCCGAAATTATTACAAACGGTGAAACAGATAATGACTTCCAATATCTGATTTTAGATTGGATAGAAAAAGGTGATGCAACAATAGAAAATTGGGAGAAATTTGGTCATAATATGGCTAAATTCCATCAAAATACAAATGAACAATTCGGTTGGTCTGAAGATAATTATATTGCGATTATGGTTCAGCCAAATAGCTACAAATCAACTTGGGTAGATTTTTATTCGAACAATAGAATTTTACCAATGATTAAACTTTTGGCAGATAAAAAAGTATTAAAACCGAAAGAAATTAGAGCAGCTAATCGTTTATGTACCGAATTAATAAATATTTTTCCGGAAGAAAAGCCAGCTTTACTTCATGGTGATTTATGGAATGGTAACATTTTAACTCGTGAAAATGGAGATATTACGCTAATTGATCCAGCTATTTATTATGGTCATCGCGAAATGGATATTGCCTTAGCTGATTTATTTGGAGGTTTTGATGATGCTTTTTTCAAGACCTATAACGAAGTATTTCCATTACAAGGAAATTTTGAAGATCGAAAACAAATTGCTCAATTGTATCCTTTATTGATTCATGCATTCCTTTTCGAAGGTTATTACATCAAAGATGTACAAGCAATTCTTAAAAAGTTTCAATATTAA
- a CDS encoding adenylosuccinate synthase yields the protein MSTHVVVGLQWGDEGKGKITDVLAEKSDYVVRYQGGNNAGHTVYVGDDKFVLHLLPSGVLQCKGKCIIANGVVVNPEAFFNEIEKLEARGLSTDHVFISRRAHIIMPYHILLDEYREEFAGKDSQIGTTKRGIGPCYEDKVARVGIRAIDLLNPEILKEKIKENLIVKNALFEKLFEKDPLTLEEIYDKYVAYGERLKDRIIDTELEINEAIDQGKNVLFEGAQALMLDIDFGTYPFVTSSSPTTGGVCVGAGVPPTKLQNLIGVSKAYCTRVGNGPFPTELDNELGEHIRQVGHEFGASTGRPRRTGWLDLVALKHACMINGITHLVITKLDVLTGLDTIKACTAYKTEDGNVINYFTSSTNKLDSYESIYEEMPGWSEDITSVKSFDELPQSAQDYIHFIENYLGIDVYLVSVGPERSQNIIRTNLF from the coding sequence ATGTCAACACACGTAGTTGTCGGTCTTCAATGGGGCGACGAAGGAAAAGGAAAAATTACTGATGTTTTAGCAGAAAAATCAGATTACGTCGTACGTTATCAAGGTGGTAATAATGCTGGACACACAGTATATGTAGGAGACGACAAATTCGTTTTACATTTATTACCTTCTGGTGTTTTACAATGTAAAGGTAAATGTATTATTGCAAACGGAGTTGTTGTAAATCCTGAAGCTTTCTTTAACGAAATCGAAAAATTAGAAGCAAGAGGATTATCTACAGATCATGTTTTCATCAGTAGAAGAGCGCATATTATTATGCCTTACCATATTTTATTAGATGAATATCGTGAAGAATTTGCAGGAAAAGATTCTCAAATTGGAACAACAAAACGTGGTATTGGTCCATGTTACGAAGATAAAGTTGCTCGTGTTGGTATCCGTGCAATCGATTTATTAAATCCTGAGATTTTAAAAGAAAAAATCAAAGAAAATTTAATCGTTAAAAATGCTTTATTCGAAAAATTATTCGAAAAAGATCCTTTAACTTTAGAAGAAATCTACGATAAATATGTTGCTTACGGTGAGCGTTTAAAAGACCGTATTATTGATACTGAATTAGAAATTAACGAAGCGATTGACCAAGGTAAAAATGTATTATTTGAAGGTGCACAAGCTTTAATGTTAGACATTGATTTTGGTACTTATCCATTCGTAACTTCTTCATCTCCTACAACTGGTGGAGTTTGTGTTGGAGCTGGTGTTCCACCCACAAAATTACAAAACTTAATTGGTGTATCTAAAGCATATTGTACGCGTGTTGGTAATGGTCCATTCCCAACAGAATTAGATAACGAATTAGGTGAACATATCCGTCAAGTTGGTCACGAATTTGGAGCTTCTACAGGTCGTCCACGTCGTACAGGTTGGTTAGATTTAGTAGCTTTAAAGCATGCTTGTATGATTAACGGAATTACACATTTAGTCATTACAAAATTAGATGTTTTAACAGGTTTAGATACAATCAAAGCATGTACTGCATACAAAACTGAAGATGGTAATGTTATAAATTACTTCACTTCTTCTACAAATAAATTAGATTCTTATGAATCAATTTACGAAGAAATGCCAGGTTGGTCTGAAGATATTACATCTGTAAAATCTTTTGACGAATTACCTCAATCAGCACAAGATTACATCCATTTCATTGAGAATTACTTAGGTATCGATGTATATTTAGTTTCTGTTGGTCCTGAAAGATCACAGAACATCATTAGAACAAATTTATTCTAA
- a CDS encoding DsbA family oxidoreductase — MKIEIWSDVMCPFCYIGKKNFETALAQIPYKDKIQVFWKSYQLDADLSKTEPTEAKDYFEKRGYSLEQVEASKSRLNEMGEAYGISFNEGNIMINTGDAHRLIQFAQSKGLASEAEEGLFKAYFTENKNVADYETLAEIGSEIGLNKTETLEMLNSDAFVFEVASDVLDARNIGVTGVPFFVIDRKYALSGAQPVEYFVSALTQAYEKDHFDASANDGTACDVDGNNC, encoded by the coding sequence ATGAAAATAGAAATTTGGTCAGATGTAATGTGCCCATTTTGTTACATCGGAAAAAAAAACTTCGAAACTGCATTAGCACAAATTCCATATAAAGACAAAATCCAAGTTTTTTGGAAAAGTTATCAATTAGATGCTGATTTAAGTAAAACTGAACCTACTGAAGCGAAAGATTATTTTGAAAAAAGAGGTTATAGTTTAGAACAAGTTGAAGCGTCTAAATCTCGTTTGAATGAAATGGGAGAGGCTTATGGTATTTCTTTTAATGAAGGAAATATTATGATAAACACTGGTGATGCACATCGATTAATCCAATTTGCACAATCTAAGGGTTTAGCTTCAGAAGCAGAAGAAGGTTTATTTAAAGCTTATTTTACAGAGAATAAAAATGTAGCGGATTACGAAACCTTAGCAGAAATTGGTTCTGAAATTGGTTTAAATAAGACTGAAACTTTAGAAATGCTAAATTCTGATGCGTTTGTATTTGAAGTTGCATCTGATGTTTTAGACGCTCGTAATATTGGAGTAACTGGCGTTCCATTTTTTGTGATTGATAGAAAATACGCTTTATCTGGTGCGCAACCTGTTGAGTATTTTGTTTCAGCTTTAACTCAAGCTTACGAAAAAGATCATTTTGATGCTTCGGCAAATGATGGTACAGCTTGTGATGTTGATGGAAATAATTGTTAA
- a CDS encoding N-acetylmuramoyl-L-alanine amidase family protein encodes MRKIVFLFTLFLASTLFANDNNDGKRVIVLDPGHGGVDTGVKSEEFQEKEIVLKIAKLIKERNKFQDTEFIILRTEDEQMSNENRAKLISNFNPDLVLSLHVHSNVKSSVKGLEAHISPMNNCFDDSKQYAEKINNKLMDLGFENIGIKENNTKILRDPLAPTVMLHIGHLTNQEDKAIVTNENNYILIADKILEALE; translated from the coding sequence ATGAGAAAAATTGTTTTTTTGTTCACGCTATTTTTAGCGTCAACTCTTTTCGCAAATGATAATAATGACGGTAAAAGAGTTATTGTATTAGACCCTGGTCACGGAGGTGTAGATACTGGAGTTAAAAGTGAGGAGTTCCAAGAAAAGGAAATTGTATTAAAAATTGCGAAATTAATAAAGGAACGCAATAAATTTCAAGATACAGAATTCATTATCTTAAGGACAGAAGACGAACAGATGAGTAATGAAAATAGAGCGAAATTAATTAGTAATTTCAACCCTGATTTAGTTCTTTCCTTGCATGTTCATTCCAATGTTAAATCTTCGGTAAAAGGTTTAGAAGCGCACATTTCACCAATGAATAATTGTTTTGACGATTCTAAACAATATGCCGAAAAGATTAATAATAAATTAATGGATTTAGGATTTGAGAATATTGGAATTAAAGAAAACAATACAAAAATTCTTCGCGATCCTTTAGCTCCAACTGTAATGCTGCATATCGGTCATCTAACAAATCAAGAAGATAAAGCCATCGTTACAAACGAAAATAATTACATCTTAATTGCTGATAAAATTTTAGAAGCATTAGAATAA
- a CDS encoding N-acetylmuramoyl-L-alanine amidase: MKLKLSLFAAFFFLIFSSLTFANDDPKKITIVLDAGHGGNDFGAKNSFFIEKDYTLEIVKAVKERNKNANIEIVLTRDSDQFLELNERAAFINKIKPNYFISVHLNSATSNVKNGYEVFHAPTNSNAKILAENFIQHVNYPLQNLGVKTANFLILRETQVPGILFEVGFISNQNDASYITSEEGKEKIISEILNFIQK; encoded by the coding sequence ATGAAATTAAAATTAAGTTTATTCGCAGCCTTTTTCTTTTTGATTTTTTCTTCGTTAACATTTGCTAACGACGATCCTAAAAAGATTACGATTGTTTTAGACGCTGGTCATGGCGGAAATGATTTTGGAGCAAAAAATTCATTTTTCATCGAAAAAGATTACACGTTGGAAATTGTAAAAGCTGTAAAAGAAAGAAATAAAAACGCAAATATCGAAATTGTTTTAACGAGAGATTCAGATCAATTTTTAGAGTTAAACGAACGTGCTGCATTCATCAATAAAATAAAGCCAAACTATTTTATATCTGTGCATCTAAATAGCGCAACAAGTAATGTTAAAAATGGATATGAAGTTTTTCATGCTCCTACTAATTCTAATGCTAAAATATTAGCAGAAAATTTTATTCAACATGTAAATTACCCATTACAAAATCTTGGCGTTAAAACTGCTAATTTTCTTATACTTAGAGAAACTCAAGTTCCCGGAATTCTTTTCGAAGTTGGTTTTATATCAAATCAAAATGACGCATCCTATATAACGAGCGAAGAAGGAAAGGAAAAAATAATTTCTGAAATTTTAAATTTTATCCAAAAATAG
- a CDS encoding DUF58 domain-containing protein, protein MKWFKNIYLKNQFFYALIGLAAAFVVSFFFKSLFPIIKFGLILLLLILIIDFIVLFFTNKTVYTERIYPERFSNGDFNDLKIKIQNQYKLNLNFRLIEELPIQFQKRDFEKHVRLKKGENKTISYRLRPTQRGEYTFGNLNVFVSFLGFFERKIIQQEHLNIKTYPSYLQMRQYTLLATTNQLHQIGIKRIRRIGSNTEFENIKPYSRGDEYRLINWKATGKAHKLMVNQYQEEKSQPVYNIIDLGRSMRMPFNELTLLDYAINSSLVLSNVTLVKDEKAGLITFNKKVENHILADKKNHQMQVILEALYATKTDFKETDFGRLYSYTKKKLPQRSLLFLYTNFESLDALERQIQYLKLIKKSHVLVVIMFKNTELNTYAQSKPDNVMDIYRQTIAEKINFEKELIINKLHRYGIHTIYTEPSELTVNSINKYLELKARGLF, encoded by the coding sequence ATGAAATGGTTTAAAAACATTTATCTAAAAAATCAATTCTTTTACGCACTTATTGGATTAGCTGCGGCATTTGTCGTTTCTTTCTTTTTTAAGAGTCTTTTTCCTATCATTAAATTTGGATTGATTCTTTTGCTTTTAATTCTGATTATAGATTTTATCGTTCTTTTTTTTACGAATAAAACGGTTTATACAGAACGTATTTATCCTGAACGTTTTTCTAATGGAGATTTTAATGATTTAAAAATTAAGATACAAAATCAATATAAATTAAATCTGAATTTTAGATTGATTGAAGAACTTCCAATTCAGTTCCAAAAAAGAGATTTTGAAAAGCATGTACGATTAAAAAAAGGCGAAAATAAAACAATTAGTTATCGCCTACGCCCTACTCAACGTGGCGAATATACATTTGGGAATCTTAATGTTTTTGTATCATTTTTAGGATTTTTTGAAAGAAAAATTATTCAACAAGAGCATCTAAACATCAAAACATATCCTTCCTATTTACAAATGCGTCAATATACACTTTTGGCAACTACAAATCAGTTGCATCAAATAGGTATAAAACGAATTAGAAGGATTGGTTCTAACACAGAATTTGAAAATATCAAACCTTATTCTCGTGGAGATGAATACCGTTTAATCAATTGGAAAGCGACTGGAAAAGCGCACAAATTGATGGTTAATCAATACCAAGAAGAAAAATCTCAACCAGTTTATAATATAATTGATTTAGGACGTTCGATGCGAATGCCTTTTAACGAATTAACTTTATTGGATTATGCTATAAATTCAAGTTTAGTTTTATCTAACGTAACTTTAGTTAAAGACGAAAAGGCGGGATTAATTACGTTTAATAAAAAAGTTGAAAATCATATATTGGCTGACAAGAAAAATCATCAAATGCAAGTGATTTTAGAAGCTTTATATGCTACAAAAACGGATTTTAAAGAGACTGATTTTGGAAGATTATACAGCTATACTAAAAAGAAATTACCGCAACGATCTTTGCTTTTTCTTTACACAAATTTTGAATCTTTAGATGCTTTAGAAAGACAAATTCAGTATTTAAAATTAATTAAAAAGAGTCATGTTTTAGTCGTTATTATGTTTAAAAACACTGAACTAAATACTTATGCCCAAAGTAAACCTGATAATGTGATGGATATTTACCGACAAACAATTGCAGAAAAAATTAATTTCGAGAAAGAATTAATTATTAATAAACTGCATCGTTACGGAATTCATACTATTTATACTGAGCCAAGTGAATTGACGGTGAATTCTATTAACAAATATTTAGAACTTAAAGCAAGAGGTTTATTTTAA
- a CDS encoding AAA family ATPase, producing MSTPDKFMPFENRIDVSDIQAKVVEIKKELRKVIVGQEDVINQLVIALLSNGHSLIEGLPGVAKTMMAKLLAKTIQSDFSRIQFTPDLMPSDVTGSSILNMQTNEFEFKKGPIFSNIILIDEINRSPAKTQAALFECMSENQVTVDGTTYKLNPPFLVFATQNPIEQEGTYRLPEAQLDRFMFKINVGYPELEDEITLLTEQQDRKNIDKETLINTVISGQKITEFQDRIKSIFVHADIIKFIATLVFQTRTDQNLYIGASPRASIALLDAAKTAAAIDGRDFVIPEDVKNVAYAILGHRVVLMPEKEMEGYSTENIIQQIIDRVEIPR from the coding sequence ATGAGTACACCAGATAAATTTATGCCATTTGAAAACAGAATTGATGTTTCAGATATCCAAGCAAAAGTTGTAGAAATAAAGAAAGAATTAAGAAAAGTAATCGTAGGACAAGAAGATGTAATTAATCAATTAGTTATTGCTTTATTATCTAACGGACACTCATTAATAGAAGGTTTACCAGGTGTTGCCAAAACAATGATGGCTAAATTACTTGCTAAAACTATTCAATCAGATTTTTCAAGAATTCAATTTACACCAGATTTAATGCCATCTGATGTTACAGGTTCATCCATATTAAATATGCAAACCAATGAATTTGAATTCAAAAAAGGCCCTATTTTCTCAAATATTATCTTAATTGATGAAATAAATCGATCGCCAGCAAAAACACAAGCTGCTTTATTTGAATGTATGTCCGAAAATCAAGTTACAGTAGATGGAACAACTTACAAGTTAAATCCTCCTTTTTTAGTTTTCGCTACGCAAAACCCGATTGAGCAAGAAGGAACTTATCGTTTACCTGAGGCACAATTAGACCGTTTTATGTTCAAGATTAATGTTGGTTATCCTGAATTAGAAGATGAAATTACACTGCTGACAGAACAACAAGATCGTAAAAATATTGATAAAGAAACCTTAATAAATACTGTTATTTCAGGACAAAAAATTACTGAATTTCAAGATCGAATCAAGTCAATATTTGTGCATGCTGATATTATTAAATTCATCGCAACATTAGTTTTCCAAACACGTACAGATCAAAATCTTTATATAGGAGCTTCTCCTCGTGCAAGTATTGCATTATTAGACGCTGCAAAAACTGCTGCCGCAATTGATGGTCGAGATTTCGTAATTCCAGAAGATGTTAAAAACGTAGCTTACGCAATTTTAGGACATCGTGTAGTTTTAATGCCAGAGAAGGAAATGGAAGGATATTCGACAGAAAATATTATCCAACAAATTATAGATCGTGTTGAAATTCCACGCTAA
- a CDS encoding stage II sporulation protein M, which translates to MREAHFIDKNKSKWVNIEHNLKNKSDIHPDVLSNNYIEITNDLAYAQTYYPKSKTKDYLNELALFAHQTLYRDKKIDQNQLIDFFLNKAPKAIFHNRKMLLFSFLIFSFFTVIGILSSAYDVDFIRQILGNEYVDMSLKNIAKGDPAAVYKGGSDIGSSIGITINNIRVAFLAFALGIFFSLGTGYILMQNGIMLGAFHYMFYQEGVLGKAMSGIWIHGTIEISVIIIAGACGLMLGNSFMFPGTLKRVENLKIKTKEAITILITTIPLFIVAGFLEGYVSRLYDLNIYFSLSIILISLFLIIYYYIIFPYLQAKKYQWTTRAY; encoded by the coding sequence ATGCGTGAAGCTCATTTTATTGATAAAAATAAATCGAAATGGGTGAATATCGAACACAACTTAAAAAATAAGAGCGATATTCATCCTGATGTACTTTCTAATAATTATATCGAAATTACTAACGATTTAGCTTATGCCCAAACATATTACCCAAAAAGTAAAACTAAAGATTATCTGAATGAGTTAGCACTTTTTGCACACCAAACGTTATACAGAGACAAAAAAATCGATCAAAATCAATTGATTGATTTCTTCCTGAATAAAGCTCCGAAAGCTATTTTTCATAATAGAAAAATGCTTTTATTTTCTTTCCTTATTTTTTCTTTTTTTACCGTTATCGGGATTTTATCTTCCGCGTACGATGTTGATTTTATCCGACAAATTTTAGGTAACGAATACGTTGACATGAGTTTGAAGAATATAGCAAAAGGAGATCCTGCAGCGGTTTATAAAGGTGGAAGCGACATCGGTTCTTCAATCGGAATTACAATAAATAATATTCGCGTTGCCTTTTTAGCTTTTGCATTAGGAATTTTCTTCAGTCTTGGAACCGGATATATTTTAATGCAAAACGGAATTATGTTGGGTGCTTTCCATTATATGTTTTACCAAGAAGGTGTTTTAGGAAAAGCGATGAGCGGAATTTGGATACACGGTACAATCGAAATTTCAGTTATTATAATTGCAGGTGCTTGTGGTTTAATGCTTGGAAATAGTTTTATGTTTCCTGGAACGTTAAAACGTGTTGAAAATTTAAAAATCAAAACAAAAGAAGCAATTACAATTCTTATCACGACAATCCCATTGTTTATAGTAGCTGGATTTTTAGAAGGCTACGTTTCACGTCTGTATGATTTAAACATATATTTTAGTCTTTCTATTATATTGATTTCGTTATTCCTTATCATCTATTATTACATCATTTTCCCATATTTACAAGCCAAAAAATACCAATGGACTACAAGAGCATATTAA
- a CDS encoding RDD family protein codes for MNKLLVNTPQNVQIEYNIAVLGPRILAFIIDVILRFAYMYLIFEILENVRFEDDWLEMGTYSLLLLPSLIYPVLLETIMNGQTIGKWVTQIRVVQMDGQAASFYNYFTRWLIGIFEITFTFCSVAFFTIILNKKGQRLGDIAANTVLISLKSKLDLHQTIFKDLDDNYVIRFPEVSKLSDRDINIVNDNFQRALKSDNYEILEALTRKLEGIMDVKSDGLGFIDFIKTVIQDHYHFHRNK; via the coding sequence ATGAATAAACTTTTAGTCAATACACCTCAAAACGTACAAATCGAATATAATATTGCAGTATTAGGTCCTCGAATTTTAGCTTTTATTATTGATGTGATTCTTAGATTTGCTTATATGTATCTTATTTTTGAGATACTTGAAAATGTTCGTTTTGAAGATGATTGGCTAGAAATGGGCACATATAGTTTATTACTTTTGCCATCATTAATCTATCCTGTATTGTTAGAAACCATCATGAATGGACAAACGATAGGGAAGTGGGTTACTCAAATTCGTGTAGTACAAATGGATGGGCAGGCAGCATCTTTTTATAATTATTTTACACGTTGGTTAATAGGTATTTTCGAAATCACATTCACTTTTTGTTCGGTTGCTTTTTTTACAATTATTCTTAATAAAAAAGGTCAACGTTTAGGCGATATTGCTGCAAATACGGTTTTGATTAGTTTAAAATCAAAATTAGATCTACATCAAACAATTTTTAAAGATTTGGATGATAACTACGTCATTCGTTTTCCAGAAGTATCTAAATTATCAGATCGTGATATTAATATTGTTAATGATAATTTTCAGAGAGCTTTAAAATCAGATAATTATGAAATTTTAGAAGCCTTAACGCGTAAATTAGAAGGAATTATGGATGTAAAATCTGATGGTTTAGGATTTATTGATTTTATAAAAACTGTAATTCAAGATCATTATCATTTTCACCGAAACAAGTAA
- a CDS encoding YchJ family protein: MECPCCSGKDYKDCCEPFHKDEVLPQTPELLMRSRYTAFAMNLTDYLVETTHPSKRPYHSKKEIDDWSKQNIWLKLEVVKAWDNYVHFKAYYQDNFGDFYEHEELSGFQKEAGKWYYVDGKFDL, from the coding sequence ATGGAATGTCCTTGTTGTTCAGGAAAAGATTATAAAGACTGTTGTGAACCTTTTCATAAAGATGAGGTTTTGCCACAAACACCAGAATTGTTAATGCGTTCGCGTTATACCGCATTTGCGATGAATTTGACTGATTATTTAGTTGAAACGACGCATCCAAGTAAAAGACCTTATCATTCAAAAAAAGAAATTGATGATTGGTCTAAACAAAATATTTGGTTGAAATTAGAAGTGGTAAAAGCGTGGGATAATTATGTTCATTTCAAAGCTTATTATCAAGATAATTTTGGAGATTTTTATGAACATGAAGAATTATCTGGATTCCAAAAAGAAGCCGGAAAATGGTATTATGTTGATGGTAAATTTGATCTTTAA
- a CDS encoding nucleotidyltransferase family protein, with protein sequence MKAMLFAAGLGTRLKPFTENHPKALAPVNGKPLLQRNIEYLKSFGINEIVVNVFHFADQIIDFLNQNDNFGITIHISDERPEVLETGGGLVNAKHFFDEDFLVMNVDILTDLNTTEFITAHQENNALVTLAVSDRNSSRKLFFDETNALKGWKNLNSDEEIKCIETLDHCKELAFSGIHLINPKVFEMISETGKFSIMKVYMELMKTETILGFDHSGGILIDVGRPSSVLEAEKIFK encoded by the coding sequence ATGAAAGCGATGCTTTTTGCGGCCGGATTAGGTACGCGTTTAAAACCATTTACAGAAAATCATCCAAAAGCGTTGGCTCCTGTTAATGGGAAACCTTTGTTACAACGAAACATTGAATATTTAAAAAGCTTTGGTATTAATGAAATCGTGGTAAATGTTTTTCATTTTGCCGATCAAATAATAGATTTTTTAAACCAAAATGATAATTTCGGAATTACCATTCACATTTCTGATGAGCGTCCAGAAGTTTTAGAAACTGGCGGTGGTTTAGTGAATGCTAAACATTTTTTTGATGAAGATTTTTTAGTCATGAATGTGGATATTTTAACTGATTTAAATACCACAGAATTCATTACAGCTCATCAAGAAAATAACGCTTTAGTTACATTGGCAGTTTCTGACAGAAACTCATCAAGAAAATTATTCTTTGATGAAACAAATGCTTTAAAAGGTTGGAAAAACTTAAATTCTGACGAAGAAATTAAATGCATTGAAACTTTAGATCATTGTAAAGAATTGGCTTTTAGCGGGATTCATTTAATCAATCCAAAAGTATTTGAAATGATTTCAGAAACTGGAAAATTCTCAATCATGAAAGTTTACATGGAATTAATGAAAACAGAAACAATCTTAGGATTTGATCATTCGGGTGGAATATTAATCGACGTTGGTCGACCATCAAGTGTTTTAGAAGCAGAAAAAATTTTTAAATAA
- a CDS encoding RapZ C-terminal domain-containing protein, which translates to MAKLNINVRSFSYKNGGIPTDPTGNGGGFVFDCRGVLNPGRIQEYKTRTGRDEGVKNYLETETKIQEFLNGVFQVIDISIEDYLNRGFENLEINFGCTGGQHRSVYSADATAKHIEEKFPDAQVTVQHVVQESKNWINEAY; encoded by the coding sequence ATGGCTAAATTAAACATTAACGTACGTAGTTTTTCGTATAAAAATGGAGGAATTCCGACTGATCCAACTGGAAATGGTGGTGGATTTGTATTTGATTGTCGTGGAGTTTTAAACCCAGGTCGTATTCAAGAATATAAGACACGAACTGGTCGTGATGAAGGCGTGAAAAATTACTTAGAAACTGAAACTAAAATTCAAGAATTTTTAAATGGAGTTTTCCAAGTGATTGATATTTCTATTGAAGATTATTTGAATCGCGGATTCGAAAATTTAGAAATCAATTTTGGATGTACAGGAGGGCAACATCGTTCGGTATATTCGGCTGATGCAACTGCAAAACATATCGAAGAAAAATTCCCTGATGCACAAGTTACAGTTCAGCACGTTGTGCAAGAGTCGAAAAACTGGATTAACGAAGCGTATTAA
- a CDS encoding aminoglycoside phosphotransferase family protein yields the protein MDSKIIDFLKQNYSQEAINTITLLPGGGSERKYYRFWDQNQSYILAQSNNVDENKTFLAYSKQLFQITPFIPQIFFVSDDFTLYTQTDLGDKTLLNYISTDLESAKKYFYPILDQLAEIQFKAKNTINFKESFSYPKLDKTLILRDLFQFKFYFLNTIGINFNQGKLIKDFDLFASQFDQLAPKGFVFRDFQSRNIMIKDNQPYFIDYQGGLYGPIFYDFVSLIWQAKANLPIEFKKELYNYYFEKVKKLDPNAITIDSRTSYEYCVVARLLQVLGAYGLRGLIERKPHFIESISYGLDNLKSIIDYPILQNYPELKHIIKVLMQPETLERVNQKING from the coding sequence ATGGATTCGAAAATCATCGATTTTTTAAAACAAAACTATTCTCAAGAAGCCATCAACACCATAACTCTTTTACCTGGTGGAGGTTCTGAGAGAAAATATTATCGATTTTGGGATCAAAACCAATCCTATATTTTAGCTCAAAGCAATAATGTTGACGAAAACAAAACTTTTTTAGCTTACTCAAAACAGCTTTTTCAAATCACACCTTTCATTCCGCAAATCTTTTTTGTAAGTGATGATTTTACTTTATATACTCAAACTGATTTAGGCGATAAAACGTTATTGAATTACATTTCAACTGATTTAGAATCAGCGAAAAAATATTTTTATCCTATTTTAGATCAATTAGCAGAAATACAATTTAAAGCGAAAAATACAATTAATTTTAAGGAAAGTTTTTCCTATCCAAAACTAGATAAAACATTAATTTTAAGAGATTTATTTCAATTTAAATTTTACTTTTTAAACACCATCGGAATCAATTTTAATCAAGGAAAATTAATTAAAGATTTCGATTTATTCGCCTCACAATTTGATCAATTAGCACCAAAAGGATTTGTCTTTAGAGATTTTCAGTCCAGAAATATTATGATAAAGGATAACCAACCCTATTTTATTGATTATCAAGGTGGTTTATACGGTCCTATTTTCTACGATTTTGTCTCGCTTATTTGGCAGGCAAAGGCTAATTTACCAATAGAATTTAAGAAAGAATTATACAATTATTATTTCGAAAAAGTAAAGAAATTAGATCCTAATGCAATCACAATTGACTCTAGAACGTCGTACGAATATTGTGTTGTTGCACGATTATTACAAGTTTTAGGAGCTTATGGATTAAGAGGTTTAATTGAAAGAAAACCTCATTTTATCGAAAGTATTTCTTATGGTTTAGATAATTTAAAATCAATTATCGATTATCCTATTTTACAAAATTATCCAGAATTAAAACATATTATTAAAGTTCTAATGCAACCTGAAACGTTGGAACGAGTAAATCAAAAAATAAATGGCTAA